The following is a genomic window from Aminiphilus circumscriptus DSM 16581.
CAGAGGGCCGCAAATCGCGTGTACTCTGAAGAGGAATTCGAAAGAGGCGCCTTTCCTGTCGCGAAGAGGCGGTTGTTGAGGTTCTCAAGGGGAGACGAAAGAGGTATCCGAAAGAGGCGTTCGGAGAAAACTCGGAGAAAACGACGGAACCGGCGGGCGTAACGGAACGAACGAACGAGCGGAAGATCGGGGTGCCCGGGGCTGTTTTTGTCTGGTCTGGCGACGGCGGCAATTCCCTTGGAGGGGGAGACATGGCGGAATATTCGTCCCGGAACAATTTTCACGTGGAGCTGAAGATGCTCGAGTCCGATCTCGTCCGGCTCGGAGGAAACGCCCAGGACGCGCTCACCAACGCCACGTGGGCGCTGAAGGAGAGGGATCTCTCCCTGGCTCGGGAAGTGTTTCAGGACGAGGAGGCGACGAATCTTCTGGCGGAGCGCATCGATTTCCAGGGATTCCAGCTCATCGCCCGAAACCGTCCCATGGGGCAGGATCTCCGGATCGTCTCCGCGGTTCTCCACATGGCGGTGGATCTGGAGCGCATCGCCGACTACGGCGTGAACATCGCCAAGATCGCTCTCGAGATCGGCGACGCACCCTTCGTGAAGCCTTTGGTGGACATTCCCCGCATGGCGACCCGGGTGCGCGAGATGATCGGCGGAGCGCTCTGCGCGTTTCTCGGGCGGGACGCCGCGGCCGCCCGGGAGATCTGCCCTCTGGACGACGAGGTGGACGATCTGGAAAAGCGGATCATACGGGATCTCATCGATCTCATGACCCGTGATCACCGGACCATTCCCCAGGGCACGCGGCTTCTCCTCGTGGCGAGAAACCTGGAGCGTGCGGGCGACCACGCCACCAATCTGGCGGAGCGCATTCTCTTCATGATCACCGGCGTGGCTGAAAAATCCTGTTCGCTCCGGCGCCCTCTCTGCGAGGGCCCCGAGGAGTTCTGCTGAATCTGCCGGCGCAGGGGCGCTCTCCTTGATCG
Proteins encoded in this region:
- the phoU gene encoding phosphate signaling complex protein PhoU, which gives rise to MAEYSSRNNFHVELKMLESDLVRLGGNAQDALTNATWALKERDLSLAREVFQDEEATNLLAERIDFQGFQLIARNRPMGQDLRIVSAVLHMAVDLERIADYGVNIAKIALEIGDAPFVKPLVDIPRMATRVREMIGGALCAFLGRDAAAAREICPLDDEVDDLEKRIIRDLIDLMTRDHRTIPQGTRLLLVARNLERAGDHATNLAERILFMITGVAEKSCSLRRPLCEGPEEFC